Proteins from one Hyperolius riggenbachi isolate aHypRig1 chromosome 2, aHypRig1.pri, whole genome shotgun sequence genomic window:
- the LOC137544621 gene encoding olfactory receptor 52Z1P-like: protein MEKSDDLGSHISQEMSNFSAFHPEFFLLMGVPGLEDSHLLISIPFSIMYFLSLLGNTIMVLVISTHESLHQPMYIFLMMLALTDVFLTSSTIPKTLSIFWFGSHKIYYNGCLAQVFFIHFNFGTESAILLSMAYDCYFAICKPLTYSSSLTGTFIWKIAMVALFRSFCIITPFVFLLKRLPFQQSNLIEHTYCEHMSVAKLATADISVNVVYGLIIAACSAGLDMILIVVSYTIIVSAVLRLPSSEARFKAFNTCVSHICVIILFYIPAFFSFIAHRVGHEHISLEFHIIFANLYVLVPPMMNPIIYGIKTREIQQRFFAIVCKVICDDFVARVSLTKR, encoded by the coding sequence ATGGAAAAGAGTGATGACTTAGGAAGTCATATAAGCCAAGAAATGTCCAATTTCTCTGCTTTCCACCCTGAGTTTTTCCTCCTGATGGGAGTTCCTGGTCTGGAGGACTCACATCTCCTGATCTCCATCCCCTTCTCCATCATGTACTTTCTGTCTCTCCTGGGGAACACCATCATGGTCCTCGTCATCTCCACCCATGAGAGTCTCCACCAGCCCATGTACATCTTCCTCATGATGTTGGCTCTTACTGACGTCTTCCTGACCTCCTCCACCATCCCGAAGACCCTCAGCATATTCTGGTTCGGTTCTCATAAAATCTATTATAACGGATGTCTTGCTCAAGTCTTCTTTATTCACTTTAACTTTGGAACAGAGTCGGCCATTTTGCTCTCTATGGCTTATGACTGCTACTTTGCAATATGTAAACCATTGACCTACTCCTCAAGCCTCACTGGCACCTTCATATGGAAAATAGCCATGGTTGCCCTTTTTAGAAGCTTCTGTATAATAACACCATTTGTTTTTCTTCTGAAAAGATTACCATTCCAACAAAGCAACTTGATAGAACACACCTACTGTGAACATATGTCAGTGGCCAAATTGGCAACAGCTGACATAAGTGTGAATGTAGTGTATGGACTGATCATAGCTGCCTGTTCAGCTGGCCTGGACATGATTCTCATTGTGGTGTCCTACACTATTATTGTTTCAGCTGTTCTCAGACTCCCGTCATCAGAAGCCCGTTTCAAGGCCTTCAATACCTGCGTGTCTCATATATGTGTCATCATCCTCTTCTACATACCGGCATTTTTtagctttattgctcacagagttGGCCATGAACACATTTCTCTGGAGTTCCACATTATCTTTGCCAACCTTTATGTCCTGGTCCCACCAATGATGAACCCAATCATCTACGGGATCAAAACAAGAGAGATTCAGCAGCGGTTCTTTGCCATTGTTTGTAAAGTGATATGTGATGATTTCGTTGCCAGAGTATCACTGACCAAGAGGTGA